In the genome of Streptomyces pactum, one region contains:
- the hisF gene encoding imidazole glycerol phosphate synthase subunit HisF, producing MTLAVRVIPCLDVDNGRVVKGVNFQNLRDAGDPVEMARIYGEEGADELTFLDITASSGNRETTYDVVRRTAEQVFIPLTVGGGVRTADDVDRLLRAGADKVGVNTAAIARPELIREIAERFGRQVLVLSVDARRTPEDTTTPSGYEVTTHGGRRGTGLDAVEWAHRAAELGAGEILLNSMDADGTKDGYDTEMIAAVRKHVTVPVIASGGAGRLADFAPAVEAGADAVLAASVFHFGDLRIGQVKDALRSAGHPVR from the coding sequence ATGACCCTGGCGGTCCGAGTCATCCCCTGCCTGGACGTGGACAACGGCCGGGTCGTCAAGGGGGTCAACTTCCAGAACCTGCGGGACGCCGGCGACCCGGTCGAGATGGCCCGGATCTACGGCGAGGAGGGCGCCGACGAGCTGACCTTCCTCGACATCACCGCCTCCTCCGGGAACCGGGAGACCACCTACGACGTGGTGCGCCGCACCGCCGAGCAGGTCTTCATCCCGCTCACCGTGGGCGGGGGCGTGCGCACCGCCGACGACGTCGACCGGCTGCTGCGCGCCGGCGCGGACAAGGTCGGCGTCAACACCGCCGCGATCGCCCGCCCGGAGCTGATCCGGGAGATCGCCGAGCGCTTCGGCCGCCAGGTGCTGGTGCTCTCGGTGGACGCCCGCCGCACCCCGGAGGACACCACCACCCCCAGCGGGTACGAGGTGACCACGCACGGCGGGCGCCGCGGCACCGGCCTGGACGCGGTGGAGTGGGCGCACCGCGCGGCCGAGCTGGGCGCCGGGGAGATCCTGCTGAACTCCATGGACGCCGACGGCACCAAGGACGGCTACGACACCGAGATGATCGCCGCGGTGCGCAAGCACGTGACCGTCCCGGTCATCGCCAGCGGCGGCGCCGGGCGCCTCGCCGACTTCGCCCCCGCGGTGGAGGCCGGCGCCGACGCGGTGCTCGCCGCCTCCGTCTTCCACTTCGGCGACCTGCGCATCGGCCAGGTCAAGGACGCGCTGCGCTCGGCGGGCCACCCGGTCCGCTGA
- a CDS encoding Rid family hydrolase: MTGAVRRTQSDDPWEETTGSARAVAAGDLVLVGGTMPVTGTVLQGEGDPYEQARAAFGKALAALDEFGLGAGSVIRTRIYLTHLRDVDAVARAHKELFGAVRPVTTTVVVSGFVDSRVLVEVEVEAYRGATTR; the protein is encoded by the coding sequence ATGACCGGAGCCGTACGGCGCACGCAGTCCGACGACCCCTGGGAGGAGACGACCGGTTCCGCGCGCGCCGTGGCGGCGGGCGACCTGGTCCTGGTCGGCGGCACCATGCCCGTCACGGGCACCGTGCTGCAGGGCGAGGGGGACCCCTACGAGCAGGCCAGAGCCGCGTTCGGCAAGGCGCTGGCGGCCCTGGACGAGTTCGGCCTGGGCGCCGGGTCGGTGATCCGCACCCGGATCTACCTCACCCATCTGCGCGACGTGGACGCGGTGGCCCGCGCCCACAAGGAGCTGTTCGGCGCGGTGCGCCCGGTCACCACCACCGTGGTGGTCTCCGGGTTCGTCGATTCCCGGGTGCTGGTCGAGGTCGAAGTCGAAGCGTACAGAGGAGCAACCACACGATGA
- the priA gene encoding bifunctional 1-(5-phosphoribosyl)-5-((5-phosphoribosylamino)methylideneamino)imidazole-4-carboxamide isomerase/phosphoribosylanthranilate isomerase PriA, translated as MSKLELLPAVDVRDGQAVRLVHGESGTETSYGSPLEAALAWQRAGAEWLHLVDLDAAFGTGDNRELIAEVTGAMDIKVELSGGIRDDASLAAALATGCTRVNLGTAALETPEWVAGVIAEHGDKIAVGLDVRGTTLRGRGWTRDGGDLYETLARLDSEGCARYVVTDIAKDGTLQGPNLQLLRDVCAATDKPVVASGGVSSLDDLRAIAGLVPEGVEGAIVGKALYAKAFTLEEALEAVSR; from the coding sequence ATGAGCAAGCTCGAACTCCTCCCCGCCGTCGACGTCCGCGACGGCCAGGCCGTCCGCCTGGTGCACGGCGAGTCCGGCACCGAGACCTCCTACGGCTCGCCCCTGGAGGCGGCCCTGGCCTGGCAGCGGGCCGGCGCCGAATGGCTCCACCTGGTGGACCTCGACGCCGCCTTCGGCACCGGCGACAACCGCGAGCTGATCGCGGAGGTCACCGGCGCCATGGACATCAAGGTGGAACTGTCCGGCGGCATCCGCGACGACGCCTCGCTCGCCGCCGCCCTGGCCACCGGATGCACCCGGGTCAACCTGGGCACCGCCGCGCTGGAGACCCCCGAGTGGGTCGCCGGGGTCATCGCCGAGCACGGCGACAAGATCGCCGTCGGACTGGACGTCCGCGGCACCACGCTGCGCGGCCGGGGCTGGACCCGCGACGGCGGCGACCTGTACGAGACCCTCGCCCGGCTGGACTCCGAGGGCTGCGCCCGCTACGTCGTCACCGACATCGCCAAGGACGGCACCCTCCAGGGCCCCAACCTCCAGCTGCTCCGCGACGTGTGCGCCGCCACCGACAAGCCGGTCGTCGCCTCCGGCGGCGTCTCCTCCCTGGACGACCTGCGGGCCATCGCCGGTCTGGTGCCGGAAGGCGTCGAAGGCGCGATCGTGGGCAAGGCGCTCTACGCCAAGGCGTTCACCCTCGAAGAGGCACTGGAGGCGGTATCCCGATGA
- the hisH gene encoding imidazole glycerol phosphate synthase subunit HisH, whose protein sequence is MTERARKVVVFDYGFGNVRSAERALARVGADVEITRDYDTAMNADGLLVPGVGAFAACMRGLRRARGDWVVGRRLSGGRPVMGICVGMQILFARGIEHGEETEGLDEWPGTVAPLRAPVVPHMGWNTVRAPADSRLFAGLDADARYYFVHSYAVRTWDLETANPGIRAPKVTWAEHGDPFVAAVENGPLWATQFHPEKSGDAGAQLLTNWLATL, encoded by the coding sequence TTGACCGAGCGCGCCCGCAAGGTCGTGGTCTTCGACTACGGCTTCGGCAACGTCCGCTCCGCCGAACGGGCCCTGGCCCGGGTCGGCGCCGACGTGGAGATCACCCGCGACTACGACACGGCGATGAACGCCGACGGCCTGCTGGTCCCCGGCGTCGGCGCGTTCGCCGCCTGCATGCGCGGCCTGCGCCGGGCCCGCGGCGACTGGGTCGTGGGCCGCCGGCTCTCCGGCGGCCGCCCGGTGATGGGCATCTGCGTGGGCATGCAGATCCTCTTCGCCCGCGGCATCGAACACGGCGAGGAGACCGAGGGCCTGGACGAGTGGCCCGGCACGGTCGCCCCGCTGCGCGCCCCGGTCGTCCCGCACATGGGCTGGAACACCGTCCGGGCACCGGCCGACTCCCGGCTCTTCGCCGGCCTCGACGCCGACGCCCGGTACTACTTCGTGCACTCCTACGCGGTGCGCACCTGGGACCTGGAGACCGCCAACCCCGGCATCCGCGCCCCCAAGGTCACCTGGGCCGAGCACGGCGACCCGTTCGTCGCGGCGGTCGAGAACGGACCGCTGTGGGCCACCCAGTTCCATCCCGAGAAGTCCGGTGACGCCGGCGCCCAGCTGCTGACCAACTGGCTCGCCACGCTCTGA
- the hisB gene encoding imidazoleglycerol-phosphate dehydratase HisB has protein sequence MASEGRVGRVERTTKETSVLVEIDLDGTGQVDVSTGVGFYDHMLDQLGRHGLFDLTVKTDGDLHIDSHHTIEDTALALGAAFRQALGDKVGIYRFGNCTVPLDESLAQVTVDLSGRPYLVHTEPENMAPMIGAYDTTMTRHILESFVAQAQIALHVHVPYGRNAHHIVECQFKALARALRYASERDPRAAGILPSTKGAL, from the coding sequence ATGGCCAGTGAAGGTCGCGTCGGCCGAGTCGAACGCACCACCAAGGAAACCTCCGTCCTGGTCGAGATCGACCTCGACGGCACCGGGCAGGTCGACGTCTCGACCGGCGTCGGCTTCTACGACCACATGCTCGACCAGCTCGGCCGGCACGGGCTGTTCGACCTCACCGTCAAGACCGACGGTGACCTGCACATCGACAGCCACCACACCATCGAGGACACCGCCCTGGCCCTGGGCGCCGCGTTCCGGCAGGCGCTCGGCGACAAGGTGGGCATCTACCGCTTCGGCAACTGCACCGTGCCGCTGGACGAGTCCCTCGCGCAGGTGACCGTGGACCTCTCCGGCCGCCCCTACCTGGTGCACACCGAGCCGGAGAACATGGCCCCGATGATCGGCGCCTACGACACCACCATGACCCGGCACATCCTGGAGTCCTTCGTGGCCCAGGCGCAGATCGCGCTGCACGTCCACGTACCCTACGGACGCAACGCGCACCACATCGTCGAGTGCCAGTTCAAGGCACTCGCCCGCGCGCTGCGCTACGCCAGCGAACGCGACCCGCGGGCCGCCGGAATCCTCCCGTCCACGAAGGGCGCCCTGTGA
- a CDS encoding histidinol-phosphate transaminase yields MTANPASPWEDLPIRDELRGTSPYGAPQLDVPVRLNTNENPYPLPEPLVARIAERVAEAARHLNRYPDRDAVELRTQLAHYLSRTTGHPVGPAQVWAANGSNEVLQQLLQTFGGPGRTAIGFEPSYSMHALIARGTNTGWLSGPRNEDFTIDVDAARAAIAEHRPDIVFITSPNNPTGTAVAEATVLALYEAAQAAKPSMVVVDEAYGEFSHHASLLPLLAGRRHLVVTRTMSKAFGAAGLRLGYLAADPAVVDAVQLVRLPYHLSAVTQATALAALEHTDTLLKYVEQLKTERDRLVDGLRALGLEVTDSDANFVQFGRFADSHAAWQALLHHGVLVRDNGVPGRLRVTAGTPAENDAFLAAVAAVLGDLELLPATGPDHTGAGDGPTPSKEYTHHGQ; encoded by the coding sequence GTGACCGCCAACCCCGCCTCCCCCTGGGAGGACCTGCCCATCCGGGACGAGCTGCGCGGCACCTCCCCCTACGGCGCCCCGCAGCTGGACGTGCCCGTCCGGCTGAACACCAACGAGAACCCCTACCCGCTGCCCGAGCCGCTGGTGGCCCGGATCGCCGAGCGGGTCGCCGAGGCGGCCCGCCACCTCAACCGCTACCCCGACCGGGACGCGGTCGAGCTGCGCACCCAGCTGGCGCACTACCTGTCCCGGACCACCGGCCACCCGGTTGGCCCCGCGCAGGTGTGGGCGGCCAACGGCTCCAACGAGGTCCTCCAGCAGCTGCTGCAGACCTTCGGCGGACCGGGCCGCACCGCCATCGGCTTCGAGCCCTCGTACTCGATGCACGCCCTGATCGCCCGCGGCACCAACACCGGCTGGCTCTCCGGACCGCGCAACGAGGACTTCACCATCGACGTGGACGCGGCCCGCGCGGCGATCGCCGAGCACCGCCCCGACATCGTCTTCATCACCTCCCCCAACAACCCCACCGGCACCGCCGTCGCCGAGGCCACCGTGCTGGCGCTGTACGAGGCCGCGCAGGCGGCGAAGCCGTCGATGGTGGTCGTGGACGAGGCGTACGGCGAGTTCAGCCACCACGCCTCGCTGCTGCCGCTGCTCGCCGGACGCCGGCACCTGGTGGTCACCCGCACCATGTCCAAGGCGTTCGGCGCGGCCGGGCTCCGGCTGGGCTACCTCGCCGCCGACCCGGCGGTGGTGGACGCCGTCCAGCTGGTCCGGCTGCCCTACCACCTGTCCGCCGTCACCCAGGCCACCGCGCTCGCCGCCCTGGAGCACACCGACACCCTGCTGAAGTACGTCGAGCAGCTGAAGACCGAACGGGACCGGCTGGTGGACGGGCTGCGCGCCCTGGGACTGGAGGTGACCGACTCGGACGCCAACTTCGTCCAGTTCGGACGCTTCGCCGACAGCCACGCGGCGTGGCAGGCGCTGCTGCACCACGGCGTCCTGGTCCGGGACAACGGCGTACCCGGCCGGCTGCGGGTCACCGCGGGCACCCCCGCCGAGAACGACGCCTTCCTGGCCGCCGTCGCCGCCGTCCTCGGCGACCTGGAGCTGCTGCCCGCCACCGGGCCGGACCACACCGGGGCGGGGGACGGCCCCACGCCCTCGAAGGAGTACACGCACCATGGCCAGTGA
- the hisD gene encoding histidinol dehydrogenase gives MISRIDLRGAARGEDSPRGGIDRDLLPRAELDVEAALEKVRPICDDVHHRGTAALIEYAERFDGVRIERVRVPAEAIGRALAELDPAVRAALEESIRRARLVHREQRRTDTTVTVVPGGTVTERWVPVERVGLYVPGGNAVYPSSVVMNVVPAQEAGVGSLAVSSPPQKDFGGLPHPTILAACALLGVDEVYAAGGAQAVAMFAYGTEECRPVQLVTGPGNIWVAAAKRLLKGRIGIDAEAGPTEIAILADDTADPAHVAADLISQAEHDTLAAAVLVTPSTALAEAVELELKTQVAAARHRERITEALAGRQSGIVLVDDLDQGLAVVDAYAAEHLEIQTANAAEVAARVRNAGAIFVGPYAPVSLGDYCAGSNHVLPTGGCACHSSGLSVQSFLRGIHVVDYSRDALAEVTHHVVTLAEAEDLPAHGAALKARFDGKVPQDQ, from the coding sequence GTGATCTCCCGAATCGATCTGCGCGGTGCCGCCCGGGGCGAGGACTCCCCCCGCGGCGGCATCGACCGCGACCTGCTGCCCCGTGCCGAGCTCGACGTCGAGGCCGCCCTGGAGAAGGTGCGGCCCATCTGCGACGACGTGCACCATCGCGGCACCGCGGCGCTGATCGAGTACGCCGAGCGGTTCGACGGTGTCCGGATCGAGCGGGTCCGGGTGCCCGCCGAGGCGATCGGGCGCGCCCTGGCCGAGCTGGACCCGGCCGTCCGCGCCGCCCTGGAGGAGTCGATCCGCCGCGCCCGGCTGGTCCACCGCGAGCAGCGGCGCACCGACACCACCGTGACGGTGGTCCCCGGCGGCACGGTCACCGAACGCTGGGTCCCGGTGGAGCGCGTCGGGCTGTACGTCCCCGGCGGCAACGCCGTCTACCCGTCCTCCGTGGTGATGAACGTGGTGCCCGCGCAGGAGGCCGGGGTCGGCTCGCTCGCCGTCTCCTCGCCCCCGCAGAAGGACTTCGGCGGCCTGCCGCACCCCACCATCCTCGCCGCCTGCGCCCTGCTCGGCGTGGACGAGGTGTACGCGGCCGGCGGCGCCCAGGCGGTGGCCATGTTCGCCTACGGCACCGAGGAGTGCCGCCCGGTCCAGCTGGTCACCGGCCCCGGGAACATCTGGGTGGCGGCCGCCAAGCGCCTGCTGAAGGGCCGCATCGGCATCGACGCCGAGGCCGGCCCCACCGAGATCGCCATCCTCGCCGACGACACCGCCGACCCGGCGCACGTGGCCGCCGACCTGATCAGCCAGGCCGAGCACGACACGCTCGCCGCCGCGGTCCTGGTCACCCCCTCCACCGCCCTCGCCGAGGCGGTCGAGCTGGAGCTGAAGACCCAGGTCGCCGCCGCCCGGCACCGCGAGCGGATCACCGAGGCACTGGCCGGCCGGCAGTCCGGCATCGTGCTCGTGGACGACCTCGACCAGGGCCTGGCGGTGGTGGACGCCTACGCCGCCGAGCACCTGGAGATCCAGACCGCGAACGCCGCCGAGGTGGCCGCCCGGGTCCGCAACGCCGGCGCGATCTTCGTCGGCCCGTACGCCCCGGTCTCCCTCGGCGACTACTGCGCCGGATCCAACCACGTGCTGCCCACCGGCGGCTGCGCCTGCCACTCCTCCGGCCTGTCCGTCCAGTCCTTCCTGCGCGGCATCCACGTGGTGGACTACAGCCGGGACGCGCTGGCCGAGGTCACCCACCACGTGGTGACGCTCGCCGAGGCCGAGGACCTGCCGGCGCACGGCGCCGCCCTCAAGGCCCGGTTCGACGGGAAGGTTCCGCAGGACCAGTGA
- a CDS encoding oxidoreductase, with the protein MTEPHDGDPPAGLDLTTPEWGMWQAFRNGSTLDLRTPHPQRNDPAGPHAWGPERSVRARVVALLLLDGPPPQPGRVTALKLNGVHITGTLDLAGGTVEPYVEMRNCRFEQELLLPESRFTTLRLVGCAVPRIEAARLQTEGDLHLPRCVVEHGIRLTDAQIGTDLLLNQLVVRRDRRGRSITADGLTVGQDLQAEMIESYGELSLRAAKVGVSLSLRGSQLRNPYGRRALNAPQLTVERSLYLTSAGVSNSPFSSGATPPYGTTTPGRGTRIQRFECEGGVRLDDGRFGDAVDFDQARFVMENDQELSMRRVQTPELRFLGERPQRGRVILSGARVVNLVDKSVSWPGPGQLAMAGFFYEHLIPRGHFPLARRLEWVAAATPEYSPDPYEVLATALRTSGEDADAREVLLAKQRRRRETLPLAGKLWGYLQDWTVAYGYRPGRALVWMAVLWAVGTAYYLQRPPEELKDGESPHWNAYLYTLDLLLPLIELGQDAYWRPGGLSQWLAAALILLGWILATSVAAGASRLLRRQ; encoded by the coding sequence GTGACCGAGCCACACGACGGCGACCCGCCCGCGGGGCTCGACCTGACCACACCCGAGTGGGGGATGTGGCAGGCGTTCCGCAACGGCAGCACGCTCGACCTGCGTACCCCGCACCCCCAGCGGAACGATCCGGCCGGGCCGCACGCGTGGGGGCCGGAGCGCAGCGTGCGGGCCCGGGTGGTGGCGCTGCTGCTGCTGGACGGGCCGCCGCCGCAGCCGGGCCGGGTGACCGCGCTCAAACTGAACGGGGTGCACATCACCGGCACCCTCGATCTGGCCGGCGGCACCGTCGAGCCGTACGTGGAGATGCGCAACTGCCGCTTCGAGCAGGAGCTGCTGCTGCCGGAGAGCCGGTTCACCACGCTGCGGCTGGTGGGCTGCGCGGTGCCGCGGATCGAGGCGGCGCGGCTGCAGACCGAGGGCGACCTGCACCTGCCGCGCTGCGTGGTGGAGCACGGCATCCGGCTCACCGACGCCCAGATAGGCACCGACCTGCTGCTCAACCAGCTGGTGGTGCGGCGGGACCGGCGGGGCCGGTCGATCACGGCGGACGGGCTGACCGTCGGCCAGGACCTCCAGGCGGAGATGATCGAGTCGTACGGCGAGCTGAGCCTGCGCGCCGCGAAGGTGGGCGTGTCGCTGAGCCTGCGCGGCAGCCAGCTGCGCAACCCCTACGGGCGGCGGGCGCTCAACGCGCCGCAGCTGACCGTGGAGCGCAGCCTGTACCTGACCAGCGCCGGGGTGAGCAACTCGCCGTTCTCCAGCGGGGCGACCCCGCCGTACGGGACCACCACTCCGGGCCGGGGCACCCGTATCCAGCGGTTCGAGTGCGAGGGCGGGGTGCGGCTGGACGACGGGCGGTTCGGCGACGCCGTCGACTTCGACCAGGCGCGGTTCGTGATGGAGAACGACCAGGAGCTGTCCATGCGCCGGGTGCAGACGCCCGAGCTGCGCTTCCTGGGCGAGCGTCCGCAGCGCGGCCGGGTGATCCTCTCCGGCGCCCGGGTGGTGAACCTGGTGGACAAGTCGGTGAGCTGGCCGGGGCCGGGCCAGCTGGCGATGGCCGGTTTCTTCTACGAGCACCTCATACCGCGCGGCCACTTCCCGCTCGCCCGGCGGCTGGAGTGGGTGGCCGCCGCCACCCCGGAGTACTCCCCCGACCCGTACGAGGTGCTGGCCACCGCGCTGCGCACCAGCGGCGAGGACGCGGACGCCCGGGAGGTGCTGCTGGCCAAGCAGCGGCGGCGGCGGGAGACCCTGCCGCTGGCCGGGAAGCTCTGGGGCTACCTGCAGGACTGGACGGTCGCCTACGGCTACCGGCCGGGCCGGGCGCTGGTGTGGATGGCGGTGCTGTGGGCGGTCGGCACGGCGTACTACCTCCAGCGGCCGCCGGAGGAGCTGAAGGACGGCGAGTCGCCGCACTGGAACGCCTACCTGTACACGCTGGACCTCTTACTGCCGCTGATCGAGCTGGGCCAGGACGCCTACTGGCGGCCGGGCGGACTCTCCCAGTGGCTGGCGGCGGCACTGATCCTGCTCGGCTGGATCCTGGCCACCTCGGTCGCCGCGGGCGCGTCCCGGCTGCTGCGGCGGCAGTAG
- a CDS encoding LON peptidase substrate-binding domain-containing protein, giving the protein MTDPRLPLFPLNTVLFPGLVLPLNVFEERYRSLMRDLRALPEDAPRRFGVVAIRDGREVAPVAPGMPDPTSPPERGPAAGFGSDPMQAFHHVGCVADAATIRERSNGTFEVLATGTTRFRLLSVDASGSYLTGEVEELPEEEGDEAGALASGVVRAFRAYQKRLAGARERTLAAEQELPGEPSVLSYLVAAAAVLDNSVKQRLLQAPDTASRLADELRLLRSETALISKLPSLPWIEPVQRPTFPN; this is encoded by the coding sequence GTGACCGACCCCCGCCTTCCGCTCTTTCCGCTGAACACGGTGCTGTTCCCCGGACTGGTGCTGCCCCTGAACGTCTTCGAGGAGCGGTACCGCTCCCTGATGCGTGACCTGCGGGCGCTGCCCGAGGACGCCCCGCGCCGCTTCGGGGTGGTCGCCATCCGCGACGGCCGGGAGGTGGCCCCCGTCGCGCCCGGCATGCCGGACCCCACCTCGCCGCCCGAGCGGGGCCCGGCGGCCGGCTTCGGCTCCGACCCGATGCAGGCCTTCCACCATGTGGGCTGCGTGGCCGACGCGGCGACCATCCGGGAGCGCTCCAACGGGACGTTCGAGGTGCTGGCCACCGGCACCACCCGGTTCCGGCTGCTGTCCGTGGACGCCTCGGGCAGCTACCTCACCGGCGAGGTGGAGGAGCTGCCCGAGGAGGAGGGCGACGAGGCCGGCGCGCTGGCCTCCGGCGTCGTCCGCGCCTTCCGCGCCTACCAGAAGCGGCTCGCCGGGGCGCGGGAACGCACCCTCGCCGCCGAGCAGGAGCTGCCCGGCGAACCGTCGGTGCTGTCCTACCTGGTGGCGGCCGCGGCGGTGCTCGACAACTCGGTCAAGCAGCGGCTGCTCCAGGCCCCGGACACCGCGTCCCGGCTCGCCGACGAGCTGCGGCTGCTGCGTTCGGAGACGGCGCTGATCTCCAAGTTGCCGTCGCTGCCGTGGATCGAGCCGGTGCAGCGCCCCACCTTCCCCAACTGA
- the ybaK gene encoding Cys-tRNA(Pro) deacylase — protein sequence MARKSKKQTNGGTPATVALATAGTAYTLHSYEHDPAAPSYGEEAAEALGVDPGRVFKTLVATVDEELTVAVVPVSATLDLKALAAAVGGKRAAMADPAAAERATGYVRGGISPLGQRKRLRTAVDATALDHPTICVSAGRRGLEVELAAADLVALTGAVTAPIARF from the coding sequence GTGGCACGGAAATCGAAGAAGCAGACCAACGGCGGCACCCCGGCGACCGTGGCGCTGGCCACCGCGGGTACCGCGTATACCCTGCACTCCTACGAGCACGACCCGGCGGCGCCGTCGTACGGCGAGGAGGCCGCGGAGGCGCTCGGCGTCGATCCGGGCCGGGTCTTCAAGACCCTGGTGGCCACGGTGGACGAGGAGCTGACGGTGGCCGTGGTCCCGGTGTCCGCCACGCTGGACCTGAAGGCGCTGGCCGCGGCGGTGGGCGGCAAGCGGGCGGCGATGGCCGACCCGGCCGCCGCCGAGCGCGCCACCGGCTACGTGCGGGGCGGGATCTCCCCGCTGGGGCAGCGCAAGCGGCTGCGGACCGCGGTGGACGCCACCGCGCTGGACCACCCCACGATCTGCGTGTCGGCCGGCCGCCGCGGCCTGGAGGTCGAGCTGGCCGCGGCCGACCTGGTGGCCCTCACCGGCGCGGTGACCGCGCCCATCGCCCGCTTCTGA
- a CDS encoding ABC transporter permease: protein MPAPLAARARLLPALGAVYRAQLSRARVARIPLLFVATFQSIGIMVLMRGVVDGGSEARAVVAGSSVLVVAFVALNLLAQYFGQLRASGGLDHYATLPVPPAAVVLGAAAAYASFTVPGTVVTAVTGSLLYQLPMGHLWVLAAVVPLSGAALAGLGAALGLLAPRQELATLCGQLGMSAALLLGVLPAERMPALVSYARDLLPSTYGVEALARTFGPRPDWLAVLADLGVCAGVGVISLAAATWAYRRAAVR, encoded by the coding sequence GTGCCCGCCCCGCTGGCGGCCCGTGCGCGCCTGCTGCCCGCACTCGGCGCCGTCTACCGGGCGCAGCTGTCCCGGGCCCGGGTGGCGCGCATCCCGCTGCTGTTCGTGGCCACCTTCCAGTCCATCGGGATCATGGTCCTGATGCGCGGCGTGGTCGACGGCGGCAGCGAGGCCCGCGCCGTGGTCGCCGGGTCCAGCGTGCTGGTGGTGGCCTTCGTGGCGCTCAACCTGCTGGCGCAGTACTTCGGCCAGCTGCGGGCCAGCGGCGGCCTGGACCACTACGCGACCCTGCCGGTGCCGCCCGCCGCGGTGGTGCTCGGCGCGGCGGCCGCCTACGCGTCCTTCACCGTGCCCGGCACGGTGGTCACCGCGGTGACCGGCAGCCTGCTCTACCAGCTCCCCATGGGCCATCTGTGGGTCCTGGCGGCGGTGGTGCCGCTGTCCGGCGCCGCGCTGGCAGGCCTGGGCGCCGCGCTCGGCCTGCTCGCCCCGCGCCAGGAGCTGGCCACCCTCTGCGGGCAGCTGGGCATGTCCGCCGCGCTGCTGCTCGGGGTGCTGCCCGCGGAGCGGATGCCCGCCCTGGTGTCGTACGCCCGCGACCTGCTGCCCTCCACCTACGGTGTGGAGGCGCTGGCCCGGACCTTCGGGCCCCGGCCGGACTGGCTCGCCGTCCTCGCCGACCTGGGGGTGTGCGCGGGCGTCGGCGTGATCTCACTGGCCGCCGCGACCTGGGCCTACCGCCGGGCCGCGGTGCGGTGA
- a CDS encoding ABC transporter ATP-binding protein: MCTVRGLVKTYPAARPRRGVPAAPAVRASDGIDLTVTGGEIFGLLGPNGAGKTTLVRQLTGLLRPDEGTVEVLGHDLVRHPERASRLVGYLGQESTALDELTVALAAETTGRLRGLDARAARAERDAVLEELGLTPLAGRPLKKLSGGQRRLACVAAALVGERPLLVLDEPTTGMDPVARRAVWAAVDRRRAERGTTVLLVTHNVIEAETVLDRVAVLERGKVIACDTPAGLKALVADEVRVELVWRAEAPLHVPEVAALEGSAHAHGRRWRLRLAPEEARAAIAAVTGGPAFAALDDFTLATPSLEDVYLALGGRAEDTEGLVKA, translated from the coding sequence GTGTGCACGGTGCGCGGCCTGGTCAAGACCTACCCGGCCGCGCGTCCCCGGCGCGGCGTACCCGCCGCGCCCGCCGTCCGGGCCAGCGACGGCATCGACCTCACCGTCACCGGCGGCGAGATCTTCGGCCTGCTGGGCCCCAACGGCGCCGGCAAGACCACCCTGGTCCGCCAGCTGACCGGCCTGCTCCGCCCGGACGAGGGCACCGTCGAGGTGCTCGGCCACGACCTGGTCCGCCACCCCGAGCGCGCCTCCCGGCTGGTGGGCTACCTCGGCCAGGAGTCCACCGCCCTGGACGAGCTGACCGTGGCCCTCGCGGCCGAGACCACCGGACGGCTCCGCGGCCTGGACGCCCGGGCCGCCCGCGCCGAACGCGACGCCGTGCTGGAGGAGCTGGGGCTCACCCCGCTCGCCGGCCGCCCCCTGAAGAAGCTCTCCGGCGGCCAGCGGCGGCTGGCCTGCGTCGCCGCCGCGCTGGTGGGCGAGCGGCCGCTGCTGGTCCTGGACGAGCCCACCACCGGCATGGACCCGGTGGCGCGCCGCGCGGTGTGGGCCGCGGTGGACCGGCGCCGCGCCGAGCGCGGCACCACCGTGCTGCTGGTCACCCACAACGTCATCGAGGCGGAGACCGTGCTGGACCGGGTCGCCGTCCTGGAGCGCGGCAAGGTCATCGCCTGCGACACCCCCGCCGGACTGAAGGCGCTCGTCGCCGACGAGGTCCGGGTGGAGCTGGTGTGGCGCGCCGAGGCCCCGCTGCACGTGCCGGAGGTGGCCGCGCTGGAAGGCAGCGCGCACGCCCACGGCCGCCGCTGGCGGCTGCGGCTGGCCCCCGAGGAGGCCCGCGCCGCGATCGCCGCGGTCACCGGCGGCCCGGCCTTCGCCGCCCTGGACGACTTCACCCTCGCCACGCCCAGCCTGGAGGACGTCTACCTGGCGCTGGGCGGACGCGCGGAGGACACCGAGGGGCTGGTGAAGGCGTGA